A window from Centropristis striata isolate RG_2023a ecotype Rhode Island chromosome 2, C.striata_1.0, whole genome shotgun sequence encodes these proteins:
- the clec3a gene encoding tetranectin-like protein encodes MARLVLPVLLLLCFSLLHFSCSQPSRTRKAVSPRQSGDAAAEEDDVKSQLERLWQEVNSLKEMQALQTVCLRGIKAHRKCYLTIEEPKHYHEANEDCIAQGGTLATPRDTMENNELRDYAKRSAPGSKDFWIGVADIVKEGQYVDVNSLPVSYLNWDRSKKQPTGTKRESCVALSVVAQGKWYDEVCRSLKKYICEYVIP; translated from the exons ATGGCTCGTCTGGTcctccctgtcctcctcctgctctgcttCTCCTTGCTCCACTTCAGCTGCAGCCAGCCGTCTCGCACCAGGAAGGCTGTGTCACCCCGTCAGTCTGGAG ATGCAGCTGCAGAAGAAGATGATGTGAAGTCTCAGCTGGAGAGGCTGTGGCAGGAGGTGAACTCCCTGAAGGAGATGCAGGCGTTACAAACAG TCTGTCTCCGTGGCATCAAAGCTCACAGGAAGTGTTATCTGACCATCGAGGAGCCCAAACATTACCACGAAGCAAACGAAGACTGTATTGCACAAGGAGGAACTCTTGCAACGCCACGAGACACGATGGAGAACAATGAACTGAGAGACTATGCCAAGAGGAGCGCTCCAGGATCCAAAGACTTCTGGATCGGTGTGGCAGACATCGTGAAAGAAGGCCAGTATGTTGATGTCAACAGCCTGCCGGTCAGCTACTTGAACTGGGACCGATCCAAGAAACAGCCCACCGGAACCAAGAGGGAGAGCTGCGTTGCTCTGTCGGTGGTCGCACAAGGAAAGTGGTACGATGAGGTGTGTCGCAGCCTCAAGAAGTACATCTGTGAATATGTCATTCCATAA